Proteins from a genomic interval of Quercus lobata isolate SW786 chromosome 11, ValleyOak3.0 Primary Assembly, whole genome shotgun sequence:
- the LOC115969033 gene encoding putative calcium-transporting ATPase 13, plasma membrane-type, with translation MSTLRFRKPSEIGDEGQEDLWSVSKTHKRRWRMAFTAISFTRLLFSLSKKVLDKDGSLLRTLSYVAIDVQRINEDSPRDNKPVSLLTVDPKKLRDTVRDKNFESLSEFGGVKELALILETDVKNGINGCEADLIHRQDVFGANKYQKPPPKMFLRFVFDAFKDTTILILLACAVLSLGFGIKQHGWEDGWYDGGSIILAVFLVVAVSAVSDFKQSKQFQKLSTKSSDIRVEVVRDGRRQPISIFDVVVGDIVCLKIGDQVPSDGLFLEGHSLKVDESSMTGESDHIEINQGNPFMLSGTKVTDGYGFMLVTSVGMNTAWGEMMSSINRDLNEETPLQARLNKLTSYIGKIGLLVAALVLVVMLIRYFTGNTRDDKGNKEFIGSKTKFNDLMNVVVSIVSAAVTIIVVAIPEGLPLAVTLTLAYSMKCMMADNAMVRKLSSCETMGSATIICTDKTGTLTLNEMKVTEFWLGKEAVKDDTFAGLAGNILKLLQQAVSLNSTGTVYKPHSTSVPEISGSPTEKAILSWAVFNLNTSVEAVKQNYNIIQVEAFNSEKKRSGVLVKRNNEKTIHTHWKGAAEMTLAMCSTYYDREGVLKVMDEEEKLQLETIIKNMAQKSLRCIAFAYKEAEEESGQVLEKLEENGLTLLGLLGLKDPCRPGVSAAVESCRAAGVNIKMITGDNVHTARAIALECKILNPYEDLDDEAVVEGVQFRNYSPEERMEKVDTILVMARSSPFDKLLMVQCLKHKGHVVAVTGDGTNDAPALKEADIGLSMGIQGTEVAKENSDIVILDDNFTSVVTVLRWGRCVYTNIQKFLQFQLTVNVAALVINFVAAVSSGKVPLTAVQLLWVNLIMDTLGALALATEKPTNDLMEKPPVGRSEPLITRIMWRNLIAQAVYQVTILLVLQFKGKSIFGVKESIKSTLIFNTFVLCQVFNEFNARKLEKKNIFKGILTNKLFMAIVGITIVLQLVMVEFLKRFANTERLDWGQWGVCIGLAALSWPIGWLVKCIPVSSKQLGNQRASVS, from the coding sequence ATGTCTACTTTGAGGTTTCGAAAGCCTAGCGAGATAGGTGATGAAGGACAAGAAGACTTGTGGTCAGTCTCCAAGACCCACAAACGGAGATGGAGGATGGCTTTCACGGCCATATCTTTCACCAGgctccttttttctttgtccAAGAAAGTCCTTGACAAGGATGGCTCTCTCTTGCGCACCCTTTCCTACGTTGCCATTGACGTGCAGCGTATCAACGAGGACTCCCCACGTGACAACAAACCCGTTTCTTTGCTTACTGTTGATCCAAAGAAGCTCCGCGATACGGTAAGGGACAAAAACTTTGAGTCTTTGAGTGAGTTTGGCGGGGTTAAAGAACTTGCTTTAATTCTTGAAACTGATGTAAAAAACGGTATCAATGGCTGTGAGGCTGATCTTATTCATAGACAGGATGTCTTTGGTGccaacaaataccaaaaaccaCCACCAAAAATGTTTCTAAGATTTGTGTTTGATGCATTTAAAGATACgactattttaatattattggCATGTGCTGTTCTCTCTCTTGGCTTTGGTATCAAGCAACATGGTTGGGAAGATGGGTGGTATGATGGTGGGAGTATTATTCTTGCTGTCTTTTTGGTGGTTGCTGTGTCTGCAGTGAGTGACTTTAAACAATCAAAGCAATTTCAGAAGCTTTCAACAAAGAGTAGTGATATAAGAGTGGAAGTTGTGAGAGATGGGAGGCGCCAACCTATATCGATATTTGATGTTGTTGTGGGTGATATTGTGTGCTTAAAGATTGGTGATCAAGTTCCCTCTGATGGGTTATTCTTGGAAGGGCATTCTTTGAAGGTGGATGAGTCTAGCATGACTGGTGAAAGTGACCACATTGAGATCAATCAAGGGAATCCCTTTATGTTATCAGGCACAAAGGTCACAGATGGCTATGGTTTCATGCTCGTCACTTCTGTGGGCATGAACACTGCATGGGGTGAGATGATGAGTTCTATAAATCGTGACTTGAATGAGGAGACGCCATTGCAAGCACGCCTCAACAAGCTAACTTCTTATATAGGGAAGATTGGTCTGTTGGTGGCTGCACTTGTTCTTGTTGTTATGTTGATTCGGTACTTCACAGGGAACACTAGAGATGACAAAGGAAACAAGGAATTCATTGGCAGCAAGACAAAGTTTAATGATTTGATGAATGTAGTAGTGAGTATTGTCTCTGCTGCCGTTACTATCATTGTGGTGGCTATTCCAGAAGGCTTACCTCTGGCTGTTACTCTAACTCTGGCTTATTCAATGAAATGCATGATGGCTGATAATGCTATGGTCAGAAAACTATCTTCTTGCGAGACAATGGGCTCGGCTACAATAATCTGCACAGACAAAACAGGCACTCTTACACTAAATGAAATGAAAGTTACAGAGTTTTGGCTTGGAAAGGAAGCAGTGAAAGATGACACTTTTGCGGGTTTGGCAGGTAATATTCTCAAACTACTACAACAAGCAGTTAGCTTAAACTCAACTGGTACAGTATACAAACCACATTCTACATCAGTTCCTGAAATTTCTGGTAGTCCAACTGAGAAAGCAATTCTTTCTTGGGCTGTGTTTAATTTAAATACAAGTGTTGAAGCAGTAAAGCAGAATTATAACATAATCCAGGTAGAGGCCTTCAAttcagagaaaaagagaagtggGGTTTTGGTGAAGAGGAACAATGAGAAGACCATTCATACTCATTGGAAGGGAGCTGCTGAAATGACATTAGCCATGTGTTCTACGTATTATGATAGAGAAGGGGTGCTGAAAGTAATGGATGAGGAAGAAAAGTTGCAGCTTGAGACTATTATTAAGAATATGGCACAAAAAAGCCTAAGATGCATTGCATTTGCCTACAAAGAAGCTGAAGAAGAAAGTGGACAAGTACTTGAGAAGCTTGAAGAAAATGGGCTGACATTATTAGGGTTACTTGGCTTGAAGGATCCATGTCGGCCAGGAGTCAGTGCAGCTGTGGAGTCTTGCAGGGCTGCTGGAGTGAATATCAAAATGATCACTGGTGACAATGTGCATACAGCAAGGGCTATTGCCCTTGAATGCAAGATTCTCAATCCTTATGAGGATTTGGATGATGAAGCTGTAGTTGAAGGGGTGCAATTTAGAAATTACTCACCTGAAGAGAGAATGGAAAAAGTTGACACAATCCTTGTAATGGCCAGGTCATCTCCTTTTGACAAACTTCTTATGGTACAATGCTTGAAGCATAAAGGTCATGTGGTTGCAGTTACAGGTGATGGAACTAATGATGCACCTGCACTAAAGGAAGCAGACATTGGGCTTTCAATGGGGATCCAAGGAACTGAAGTGGCAAAAGAGAACTCAGATATAGTCATCTTGGATGACAATTTTACCTCTGTGGTAACAGTATTGAGGTGGGGAAGGTGTGTATACACTAATATTCAAAAATTTCTTCAGTTTCAGCTCACAGTGAATGTTGCTGCCCTTGTTATCAACTTTGTTGCAGCTGTTTCTTCTGGTAAGGTCCCTTTGACTGCAGTCCAACTATTATGGGTGAATCTGATAATGGATACATTGGGAGCTTTAGCCTTGGCTACTGAGAAACCCACTAATGATCTTATGGAAAAGCCACCTGTTGGTCGATCGGAGCCACTTATAACAAGAATCATGTGGAGGAATCTCATAGCACAGGCTGTGTATCAAGTAACCATCttattggttttacaatttaAGGGAAAATCCATCTTTGGTGTAAAGGAGAGCATTAAGAGCACCCTCATTTTCAATACTTTTGTCCTCTGCCAAGTATTCAATGAATTTAACGCAAGGAAACTAGAGAAGAAGAATATATTCAAAGGGATACTTACGAACAAGCTGTTTATGGCAATTGTTGGGATCACCATAGTTCTTCAGCTGGTGATGGTGGAGTTTCTGAAGAGGTTTGCCAATACTGAGAGACTGGATTGGGGGCAATGGGGTGTTTGCATTGGACTTGCAGCTTTGTCATGGCCAATTGGTTGGCTTGTAAAGTGCATCCCAGTTTCAAGCAAGCAGTTGGGAAACCAAAGAGCTTCTGTATCCTGA